In Bacteroidales bacterium, the genomic stretch AAAGACTGGCCAAATTGTTTCAAAACGTAAGTTTTACCAACCTGCCTGGCGCCCTGGAGGATAAGCGGTTTGCTTCGGGGATTGTCCTTCCAGGTAACCAATTGTTGTAAAATATCCCGGTTAATATGCATAAATCACATTTTAAGTGCCGATAGTGTGAATAAAATCACATTTTTGGCAGTTATCTGTGGCAAAGGTACTGTAAGTTTTGTATCTGCAAAAAAAACCGAACGAAAAATCCTTTCTGAATTTTTTCAACTATCAAATTTCAGGATCCCTCTGCCATACCGAAGCCCGGCCCGAGCCTATTTCATTAAACCAGCCAGGCCTTCTACGAGCTGTTGATGACTGATAAACTGATCAACCAACGGATTAGCCAGCGAAAAAGCCTGCACCTTCACTTTTTTTCCTTTCAGTGCCAATAACCCTAAGTCCTCCAAATCCCAATCCTGCCTGAGGCTTTGACGCACTTCCGCCGACATCACCAGCGATTTTTTTACCTGTCGCGTAAGCCCTTCCAGCCGCGCGGCAATATTTACCGGATCGCCTATGATAGTGAAATCCATCTTTACCGAAGAACCTAAATTGCCTTCCACCACCGCTCCTTTAGAAAGGCCAATGC encodes the following:
- a CDS encoding adenylate/guanylate cyclase domain-containing protein, encoding GDSVLAYFEPDQADVAVQASLEILEELERLRQAAPSDSVLRLLYCGIGLSKGAVVEGNLGSSVKMDFTIIGDPVNIAARLEGLTRQVKKSLVMSAEVRQSLRQDWDLEDLGLLALKGKKVKVQAFSLANPLVDQFISHQQLVEGLAGLMK